The Pungitius pungitius chromosome 8, fPunPun2.1, whole genome shotgun sequence genome has a window encoding:
- the LOC119194055 gene encoding tensin-2-like isoform X2, translated as MGCVHSASSGSVQTRAADTQDTGGICTEAEPDVHPDIRQLAELVKTAGHTFTEKSFKRKRACDVCKQNIDNPGAFCKECKVAVHKTCEAKVTPTCTSAPDLHGSTKSTQQKKRGSLPRSKSMEKAMEDVMERHYDFDLTYITERIISVFFLPDLEEQHYRRHLQEVASMLKSKHQDTFLLLNLSEKRHDITRLNPKVQDYGWPDVHAPPLDRICAVCKAMETWLTSDPNNVVVLHCKGNKGKTGVIVAAYMHYSKISAGADQALTTLAMRKFCEDKVSSSLQPSQNRYIYYFGGLLSGTIKMNSSALFLHQILIPSLPNFQAGGGFYPFLKIYQSLQLVYTSGVYDPQSSRARKLCVTMEPALLLKGDIMVKCYHRRSQAAEREVVFRVQFHTCTVHGAQLWFGKTELDLACTDDRFPPDATVEFIFSNGPDKIKGQEYRKNDASVKVDYNISEPVVRWDSYENFNLHHQDSIENISHTRGPLDGSLYAQVRKRRGPGSTASAASPNGCLTSSPTVKPQAPSQPQPITNNPNLSHSSVPSDHLKQPSLTTMRPDGEHTDRPSMRGGGGDGAKEKRRGKEKDRETAILDDGDPPIPAGLRREHSCCGQAGAKCGDGGREREREPCLSDAHYLGRCNVTKKNPKSQTLPALPTKSVSPPPHSTHVEICHRHSVHPLQQLPWERPAPPPPLPCLLRPCYPYSNPDHTHPHSHTLPGLNRLCTGEECHLLRYSNRNPASHLSHPSLPSSPYREMFFSSPTQSSGCPCRDCTSRREHQSASVRAFHPLHPDQTENPQWSQGAGMQRTREAPPLWESENPWESASEAEFWQCKPAEPAFRVCHSTLDQSPNMEPRYAIGPHQGYPCPQSLIDVRDGASSGYHTPPQPRHSCPCSPYQSSPAASHESRGYASGYHSGSTSPLPASSPSPVRGRLPDTPCGSADQQHSEHHKDHMADVEDAQGSEGRLDSNGQSSTPGLDSDHDYTIIGSSSPTHTEDSVTADIPPQHHEPSRDLESSANSDQAITPIPRETQTQSSNVSINSTKPSSEQSLSSDGELGEAKIPGSAEGSRQSQTSSYASVIIPPVQVQLNGSALSSDSSSDCSRGASMKPSGSTSSNPSTTSPHSPIGSPDLQASLQCSTSATDAAGESLTPERDRSNDSKPPSPVSDGYQTPTFPLASNYYPLLNAPHVPYTGYTAITIPAAQPPLPEKKRLSSTPGYLNGHNALLRVSSAPSPTHHVTFCPSSGDQRRGSSLHNCREEEADIRVNAKFVQDSSKYWYRPGISRDQAIAVLKDKGPGTFLIRDSNSFQGAYGLALKVATPPPNANMAVSKGDPVEQLVRHFLIETGPRGVKIKGCQNESYFGSLSALVYQHSITPISLPCALRVPDKDLVGELQEMQSATNTSTAADLLKQGAACNVLYLNSLETESLTGPEAILKATKCTLALSPRPVATVVHFKVSSQGITLTDSKRRLFFRRHYPINSVTFSSLNPQDQRMFGFVARQTGSSTENVCHLFAEMDPEQPAVAIVNFINKVMLGPQLRR; from the exons GTGACTCCCACTTGTACCTCAGCGCCCGACCTG CACGGCTCCACTAAATCTACACAACAGAAGAAGAGAGGCTCCCTACCGAG GAGTAAAAGTATGGAAAAAGCGATGGAGGATGTGATGGAGCGTCACTACGATTTTGATCTCACCTACATCACGGAGCGAATCATCTCCGTCTTCTTCCTGCCCGACCTGGAAGAGCAGCACTACCGCAGACACCTGCAGGAAGTGGCCTCAATGCTGAAATCCAAGCACCAGGACACATTCTTG CTACTGAATTTATCGGAGAAGAGACATGACATCACCAGACTTAACCCAAAG GTGCAGGACTACGGCTGGCCTGAtgttcatgccccccccctcgacagGATTTGTGCTGTTTGTAAAGCCATGGAGACctggctgacctctgaccccaacaATGTGGTGGTCCTCCACTGCAAG GGAAACAAAGGGAAGACGGGGGTCATTGTGGCAGCCTACATGCACTACAGCAAGATATCAGCTGG AGCGGACCAGGCTCTCACCACTCTAGCAATGAGAAAGTTCTGTGAAGACAAAGTCTCCTCTTCCCTACAGCCCTCTCAGAACAG GTACATCTATTACTTTGGCGGGTTGCTATCAGGCACCATCAAAATGAACAGCAGTGCCCTGTTCCTCCACCAGATCCTCATTCCATCGCTACCAAACTTCCAGGCAGGGGGAG GTTTCTATCCATTCCTGAAAATCTATCAGTCCTTGCAGCTCGTCTATACCTCAGGGGTCTA tgaTCCTCAGAGCTCCAGGGCAAGGAAGCTGTGTGTTACTATGGAGCCAGCGCTTTTATTAAAGGGGGACATTATG GTGAAGTGCTACCATCGTCGGAGTCAAGCAGCAGAAAGGGAGGTGGTGTTTAGAGTCCAGTTTCATACCTGTACTGTCCACGGAGCCCAGCTGTGGTTTGGCAAAACTGAACTGGACCTCGCCTGCACAG ATGACAGGTTCCCTCCAGATGCTACAGTTGAGTTTATCTTCTCCAATGGGCCGGATAAAATTAAAG GTCAAGAGTACCGCAAGAATGATGCCTCTGTCAAAGTGGACTACAACATCTCAGAGCCAGTGGTCAGATGGGATTCCTACGAGAATTTCAACCTGCACCACCAAGACAGCAttgaaa ATATCTCTCATACAAGAGGCCCTCTGGACGGCAGCCTGTATGCCCAGGTGAGGAAGCGCCGTGGGCCGGGCTCGACTGCCTCAGCAGCATCACCCAACGGGTGCCTCACCAGCAGCCCAACAGTGAAGCCTCAGGCCCCCAGTCAGCCCCAGCCCATCACCAACAACCCCAACTTGAGCCACTCCTCGGTCCCCTCTGATCACCTCAAACAACCCTCTCTGACAACAATGCGTCCAGATGGAGAACACACTGACCGACCATCAatgagagggggtgggggagatggagccaaggagaaaagaagaggcaaagagaaagacagagagacagcgaTTTTAGATGACGGAGACCCGCCAATCCCTGCAGGTCTGAGGCGAGAACACTCGTGCTGTGGTCAAGCGGGTGCAAAGTGTGGCGATGGCGGAcgggagagggagcgagaaCCCTGCCTTTCTGATGCTCATTATCTCGGCCGTTGCAATGTCACTAAAAAGAATCCAAAAAGCCAAACTCTGCCAGCCTTGCCCACCAAATCTGTGTCCCCGCCTCCTCATTCAACTCATGTAGAGATCTGCCATCGACACAGCGTCCATCCTTTACAACAGTTACCATGGGAACGTCCAGCCCCACCGCCTCCCCTGCCCTGTCTTCTCAGGCCCTGCTATCCTTATTCCAACCCTGatcacacccacccacacagccACACCCTCCCAGGGTTGAACAGACTCTGCACTGGGGAAGAGTGTCACCTCCTCCGTTATTCCAACCGCAATCCAGCCTCTCATCTCTCCCATCCGTCACTTCCCTCCAGCCCTTACAGGGAAATGTTTTTCAGCTCTCCAACACAGTCCTCTGGATGCCCCTGTCGAGACTGCACCAGCAGGCGAGAGCACCAATCAGCCTCAGTACGAGCGTTCCATCCATTGCACCCGGACCAAACAGAAAACCCACAATGGTCCCAAGGAGCCGGGATGCAACGAACAAGAGAGGCGCCTCCGCTTTGGGAAAGTGAAAATCCATGGGAGAGCGCGAGTGAGGCAGAGTTCTGGCAGTGCAAACCCGCCGAGCCTGCATTTCGCGTGTGCCACTCCACTTTGGATCAGAGTCCAAATATGGAGCCTAGATATGCCATCGGACCTCATCAAGGCTACCCTTGCCCCCAGTCTCTGATAGATGTgcgggatggagccagcagtgGGTACCACACCCCTCCTCAGCCCCGTCACTCCTGTCCCTGCTCTCCCTACCAGTCATCCCCAGCCGCGAGCCATGAGAGCCGGGGTTACGCCTCAGGGTACCACTCTGGATCGACCTCCCCTCTGCCCGCTAGTAGCCCCTCTCCCGTGAGAGGCAGGCTGCCTGACACTCCCTGTGGATCTGCAGACCAGCAGCACTCTGAGCATCACAAAG ATCACATGGCTGATGTGGAGGATGCCCAGGGTTCAGAAGGTAGGTTGGACTCCAATGGCCAGTCAAGCACCCCTGGACTGGACTCTGATCATGACTACACAATCATTGGCAGCagcagccccacacacacagaagacag TGTAACAGCTGATATCCCTCCTCAACATCATGAACCTTCTAGAGATCTCGAGTCCAGCGCAAATAGTGACCAAGCCATCACACCAATACCAAGGGAGACACAAACCCAAAGTTCCAACGTGTCCATAAACTCCACAAAACCATCAAGTGAGCAGAGTTTGAGCTCTGATGGAGAACTCGGAGAAGCCAAGATCCCAGGAAGTGCAGAGGGATCTCGCCAATCACAGACCTCAAGCTATGCCTCTGTCATCATCCCCCCAGTCCAGGTGCAACTGAATGGCTCTGCCCTTTCTAGCGACAGCTCGTCTGACTGCAGCAGAGGTGCATCCATGAAACCCTCTGGTAGTACGAGTTCTAACCCTTCCACCACTTCCCCACATTCTCCCATCGGCTCCCCGGACCTTCAGGCTTCTCTCCAGTGCTCCACATCAGCCACAGACGCTGCAGGAGAAAGTTTGACTCCGGAAAGAGACCGTTCAAATGACTCAAAACCACCGTCACCTGTTTCTGACGGATATCAAACACCAACCTTCCCCTTGGCTTCCAATTACTACCCATTACTAAACGCCCCTCATGTACCCTACACTGGGTACACAGCAATCACCATCCCCGCCGCCCAGCCACCGCTACCAGAGAAGAAACGGCTTTCCTCCACGCCGGGATACCTAAACGGACACAACGCTCTGCTGCGGGTCTCCTCAGCTCCTTCCCCTACGCACCACGTTACTTTCTGCCCTTCCTCGGGAGACCAGAGACGGGGATCTTCACTCCACAACTgtagggaggaggaggcagataTAAGGGTCAATGCTAAGTTTGTCCAGGACAGCTCAAAGTACTGGTACAGGCCCGGCATCTCCAGAGACCAAG CCATAGCTGTTTTGAAGGATAAAGGACCAGGGACTTTCCTTATAAGAGACAGTAACTCCTTCCAGGGCGCCTACGGTCTGGCCCTCAAAGTGGCCACACCTCCTCCTAACGCCAACATGGCTGTCAGCAAAG GGGACCCTGTGGAGCAGCTAGTGAGACACTTCCTCATCGAGACTGGCCCACGTGGAGTGAAGATCAAGGGCTGTCAGAATGAGTCCTACTTTG GAAGTTTATCTGCCCTGGTGTACCAGCATTCGATTACTCCCATATCTCTGCCATGCGCCCTTCGCGTCCCAGATAAAG ATCTTGTTGGGGAGCTTCAGGAGATGCAGAGTGCAACAAACACCAGCACGGCGGCTGACCTCCTCAAACAAGGAGCAG CCTGCAACGTGCTCTACCTGAACTCCCTGGAAACCGAGTCGTTAACGGGACCTGAGGCGATCTTAAAGGCAACCAAGTGTACGTTGGCCCTGAGTCCACGTCCAGTGGCCACGGTGGTCCACTTTAAAGTGTCCTCTCAGGGCATCACTCTAACCGACAGTAAAAGAAG GCTATTTTTCAGGAGACATTATCCAATCAACAGTGTGACATTCAGCAGTCTCAACCCACAAGACCAGAG
- the LOC119194055 gene encoding tensin-2-like isoform X3, whose protein sequence is MGCVHSASSGSVQTRAADTQDTGGICTEAEPDVHPDIRQLAEVTPTCTSAPDLHGSTKSTQQKKRGSLPRSKSMEKAMEDVMERHYDFDLTYITERIISVFFLPDLEEQHYRRHLQEVASMLKSKHQDTFLLLNLSEKRHDITRLNPKVQDYGWPDVHAPPLDRICAVCKAMETWLTSDPNNVVVLHCKGNKGKTGVIVAAYMHYSKISAGADQALTTLAMRKFCEDKVSSSLQPSQNRYIYYFGGLLSGTIKMNSSALFLHQILIPSLPNFQAGGGFYPFLKIYQSLQLVYTSGVYDPQSSRARKLCVTMEPALLLKGDIMVKCYHRRSQAAEREVVFRVQFHTCTVHGAQLWFGKTELDLACTDDRFPPDATVEFIFSNGPDKIKGQEYRKNDASVKVDYNISEPVVRWDSYENFNLHHQDSIENISHTRGPLDGSLYAQVRKRRGPGSTASAASPNGCLTSSPTVKPQAPSQPQPITNNPNLSHSSVPSDHLKQPSLTTMRPDGEHTDRPSMRGGGGDGAKEKRRGKEKDRETAILDDGDPPIPAGLRREHSCCGQAGAKCGDGGREREREPCLSDAHYLGRCNVTKKNPKSQTLPALPTKSVSPPPHSTHVEICHRHSVHPLQQLPWERPAPPPPLPCLLRPCYPYSNPDHTHPHSHTLPGLNRLCTGEECHLLRYSNRNPASHLSHPSLPSSPYREMFFSSPTQSSGCPCRDCTSRREHQSASVRAFHPLHPDQTENPQWSQGAGMQRTREAPPLWESENPWESASEAEFWQCKPAEPAFRVCHSTLDQSPNMEPRYAIGPHQGYPCPQSLIDVRDGASSGYHTPPQPRHSCPCSPYQSSPAASHESRGYASGYHSGSTSPLPASSPSPVRGRLPDTPCGSADQQHSEHHKDHMADVEDAQGSEGRLDSNGQSSTPGLDSDHDYTIIGSSSPTHTEDSVTADIPPQHHEPSRDLESSANSDQAITPIPRETQTQSSNVSINSTKPSSEQSLSSDGELGEAKIPGSAEGSRQSQTSSYASVIIPPVQVQLNGSALSSDSSSDCSRGASMKPSGSTSSNPSTTSPHSPIGSPDLQASLQCSTSATDAAGESLTPERDRSNDSKPPSPVSDGYQTPTFPLASNYYPLLNAPHVPYTGYTAITIPAAQPPLPEKKRLSSTPGYLNGHNALLRVSSAPSPTHHVTFCPSSGDQRRGSSLHNCREEEADIRVNAKFVQDSSKYWYRPGISRDQAIAVLKDKGPGTFLIRDSNSFQGAYGLALKVATPPPNANMAVSKGDPVEQLVRHFLIETGPRGVKIKGCQNESYFGSLSALVYQHSITPISLPCALRVPDKDLVGELQEMQSATNTSTAADLLKQGAACNVLYLNSLETESLTGPEAILKATKCTLALSPRPVATVVHFKVSSQGITLTDSKRRLFFRRHYPINSVTFSSLNPQDQRWTNSDSTSSRMFGFVARQTGSSTENVCHLFAEMDPEQPAVAIVNFINKVMLGPQLRR, encoded by the exons GTGACTCCCACTTGTACCTCAGCGCCCGACCTG CACGGCTCCACTAAATCTACACAACAGAAGAAGAGAGGCTCCCTACCGAG GAGTAAAAGTATGGAAAAAGCGATGGAGGATGTGATGGAGCGTCACTACGATTTTGATCTCACCTACATCACGGAGCGAATCATCTCCGTCTTCTTCCTGCCCGACCTGGAAGAGCAGCACTACCGCAGACACCTGCAGGAAGTGGCCTCAATGCTGAAATCCAAGCACCAGGACACATTCTTG CTACTGAATTTATCGGAGAAGAGACATGACATCACCAGACTTAACCCAAAG GTGCAGGACTACGGCTGGCCTGAtgttcatgccccccccctcgacagGATTTGTGCTGTTTGTAAAGCCATGGAGACctggctgacctctgaccccaacaATGTGGTGGTCCTCCACTGCAAG GGAAACAAAGGGAAGACGGGGGTCATTGTGGCAGCCTACATGCACTACAGCAAGATATCAGCTGG AGCGGACCAGGCTCTCACCACTCTAGCAATGAGAAAGTTCTGTGAAGACAAAGTCTCCTCTTCCCTACAGCCCTCTCAGAACAG GTACATCTATTACTTTGGCGGGTTGCTATCAGGCACCATCAAAATGAACAGCAGTGCCCTGTTCCTCCACCAGATCCTCATTCCATCGCTACCAAACTTCCAGGCAGGGGGAG GTTTCTATCCATTCCTGAAAATCTATCAGTCCTTGCAGCTCGTCTATACCTCAGGGGTCTA tgaTCCTCAGAGCTCCAGGGCAAGGAAGCTGTGTGTTACTATGGAGCCAGCGCTTTTATTAAAGGGGGACATTATG GTGAAGTGCTACCATCGTCGGAGTCAAGCAGCAGAAAGGGAGGTGGTGTTTAGAGTCCAGTTTCATACCTGTACTGTCCACGGAGCCCAGCTGTGGTTTGGCAAAACTGAACTGGACCTCGCCTGCACAG ATGACAGGTTCCCTCCAGATGCTACAGTTGAGTTTATCTTCTCCAATGGGCCGGATAAAATTAAAG GTCAAGAGTACCGCAAGAATGATGCCTCTGTCAAAGTGGACTACAACATCTCAGAGCCAGTGGTCAGATGGGATTCCTACGAGAATTTCAACCTGCACCACCAAGACAGCAttgaaa ATATCTCTCATACAAGAGGCCCTCTGGACGGCAGCCTGTATGCCCAGGTGAGGAAGCGCCGTGGGCCGGGCTCGACTGCCTCAGCAGCATCACCCAACGGGTGCCTCACCAGCAGCCCAACAGTGAAGCCTCAGGCCCCCAGTCAGCCCCAGCCCATCACCAACAACCCCAACTTGAGCCACTCCTCGGTCCCCTCTGATCACCTCAAACAACCCTCTCTGACAACAATGCGTCCAGATGGAGAACACACTGACCGACCATCAatgagagggggtgggggagatggagccaaggagaaaagaagaggcaaagagaaagacagagagacagcgaTTTTAGATGACGGAGACCCGCCAATCCCTGCAGGTCTGAGGCGAGAACACTCGTGCTGTGGTCAAGCGGGTGCAAAGTGTGGCGATGGCGGAcgggagagggagcgagaaCCCTGCCTTTCTGATGCTCATTATCTCGGCCGTTGCAATGTCACTAAAAAGAATCCAAAAAGCCAAACTCTGCCAGCCTTGCCCACCAAATCTGTGTCCCCGCCTCCTCATTCAACTCATGTAGAGATCTGCCATCGACACAGCGTCCATCCTTTACAACAGTTACCATGGGAACGTCCAGCCCCACCGCCTCCCCTGCCCTGTCTTCTCAGGCCCTGCTATCCTTATTCCAACCCTGatcacacccacccacacagccACACCCTCCCAGGGTTGAACAGACTCTGCACTGGGGAAGAGTGTCACCTCCTCCGTTATTCCAACCGCAATCCAGCCTCTCATCTCTCCCATCCGTCACTTCCCTCCAGCCCTTACAGGGAAATGTTTTTCAGCTCTCCAACACAGTCCTCTGGATGCCCCTGTCGAGACTGCACCAGCAGGCGAGAGCACCAATCAGCCTCAGTACGAGCGTTCCATCCATTGCACCCGGACCAAACAGAAAACCCACAATGGTCCCAAGGAGCCGGGATGCAACGAACAAGAGAGGCGCCTCCGCTTTGGGAAAGTGAAAATCCATGGGAGAGCGCGAGTGAGGCAGAGTTCTGGCAGTGCAAACCCGCCGAGCCTGCATTTCGCGTGTGCCACTCCACTTTGGATCAGAGTCCAAATATGGAGCCTAGATATGCCATCGGACCTCATCAAGGCTACCCTTGCCCCCAGTCTCTGATAGATGTgcgggatggagccagcagtgGGTACCACACCCCTCCTCAGCCCCGTCACTCCTGTCCCTGCTCTCCCTACCAGTCATCCCCAGCCGCGAGCCATGAGAGCCGGGGTTACGCCTCAGGGTACCACTCTGGATCGACCTCCCCTCTGCCCGCTAGTAGCCCCTCTCCCGTGAGAGGCAGGCTGCCTGACACTCCCTGTGGATCTGCAGACCAGCAGCACTCTGAGCATCACAAAG ATCACATGGCTGATGTGGAGGATGCCCAGGGTTCAGAAGGTAGGTTGGACTCCAATGGCCAGTCAAGCACCCCTGGACTGGACTCTGATCATGACTACACAATCATTGGCAGCagcagccccacacacacagaagacag TGTAACAGCTGATATCCCTCCTCAACATCATGAACCTTCTAGAGATCTCGAGTCCAGCGCAAATAGTGACCAAGCCATCACACCAATACCAAGGGAGACACAAACCCAAAGTTCCAACGTGTCCATAAACTCCACAAAACCATCAAGTGAGCAGAGTTTGAGCTCTGATGGAGAACTCGGAGAAGCCAAGATCCCAGGAAGTGCAGAGGGATCTCGCCAATCACAGACCTCAAGCTATGCCTCTGTCATCATCCCCCCAGTCCAGGTGCAACTGAATGGCTCTGCCCTTTCTAGCGACAGCTCGTCTGACTGCAGCAGAGGTGCATCCATGAAACCCTCTGGTAGTACGAGTTCTAACCCTTCCACCACTTCCCCACATTCTCCCATCGGCTCCCCGGACCTTCAGGCTTCTCTCCAGTGCTCCACATCAGCCACAGACGCTGCAGGAGAAAGTTTGACTCCGGAAAGAGACCGTTCAAATGACTCAAAACCACCGTCACCTGTTTCTGACGGATATCAAACACCAACCTTCCCCTTGGCTTCCAATTACTACCCATTACTAAACGCCCCTCATGTACCCTACACTGGGTACACAGCAATCACCATCCCCGCCGCCCAGCCACCGCTACCAGAGAAGAAACGGCTTTCCTCCACGCCGGGATACCTAAACGGACACAACGCTCTGCTGCGGGTCTCCTCAGCTCCTTCCCCTACGCACCACGTTACTTTCTGCCCTTCCTCGGGAGACCAGAGACGGGGATCTTCACTCCACAACTgtagggaggaggaggcagataTAAGGGTCAATGCTAAGTTTGTCCAGGACAGCTCAAAGTACTGGTACAGGCCCGGCATCTCCAGAGACCAAG CCATAGCTGTTTTGAAGGATAAAGGACCAGGGACTTTCCTTATAAGAGACAGTAACTCCTTCCAGGGCGCCTACGGTCTGGCCCTCAAAGTGGCCACACCTCCTCCTAACGCCAACATGGCTGTCAGCAAAG GGGACCCTGTGGAGCAGCTAGTGAGACACTTCCTCATCGAGACTGGCCCACGTGGAGTGAAGATCAAGGGCTGTCAGAATGAGTCCTACTTTG GAAGTTTATCTGCCCTGGTGTACCAGCATTCGATTACTCCCATATCTCTGCCATGCGCCCTTCGCGTCCCAGATAAAG ATCTTGTTGGGGAGCTTCAGGAGATGCAGAGTGCAACAAACACCAGCACGGCGGCTGACCTCCTCAAACAAGGAGCAG CCTGCAACGTGCTCTACCTGAACTCCCTGGAAACCGAGTCGTTAACGGGACCTGAGGCGATCTTAAAGGCAACCAAGTGTACGTTGGCCCTGAGTCCACGTCCAGTGGCCACGGTGGTCCACTTTAAAGTGTCCTCTCAGGGCATCACTCTAACCGACAGTAAAAGAAG GCTATTTTTCAGGAGACATTATCCAATCAACAGTGTGACATTCAGCAGTCTCAACCCACAAGACCAGAG